A section of the Flavobacteriales bacterium genome encodes:
- a CDS encoding T9SS type A sorting domain-containing protein, with translation MKRILLLSTILNFFALWLFAAHVDEQTARTVGGSFLSTLVTGSDRSANDLQLVYSADATGASAADITYFYVFQDEEGFVIVSGDDRSLPILAYSDQGMFDANEIPTNTRKWLEGYKTQLRQMIADDVAQPQESAEQWEMYLHGSVASGSRAAAVSPLVDTRWNQSPYYNALCPGGSVTGCVATAMAQVMKYWDYPANGSGFHSYNHSTYGTLSASFGNTTYQWSSMPNTVNSSNNAVATLMYHCGVSVDMDYSPQVSNAYVISAQSPVQHCSEYALKTYFGYDPSLHGEERDNYNDTQWSNLLKAELDASRPIIYAGFGSGGGHCFVCDGYDNSGFFHFNWGWAGAYDGYFSINALNPSGTGTGGGSGGYNSGHQVLIGIKPPGGGGGGGGGNDTYDLALYNYVTPSASTIYYGQSFSVSSNIVNQGQNDFSGDYGAAVFDSQGNFIDFVQTLTGYSLQAGYVYNNNLVFSTNGLFSMLPGTYYVGIFYKASGGNWIAAADNGSYTNVAQIDVINPNSIELNSSMNVSPGTTVTQGQNVSVNLNILNNGNSNFLGTYSVDLYNLDGSYVQSIATITESNGLPPGYTYLSPYLTFSNTISAAPGTYLLAVQHQSSGSSTWELTGSTNYQNPIYLTVQAPSLTPDQYEVNNTFNQSYTLSTSFSGNNANSNTVGSNLHTGEDNDFYGINLSSGYDYTVSARLHDSYNSGNGNTYSVDALFSYSTDGSNWSDTYDDVMPGNISVNNGGMVYFHVAPYFAGETGTYLLDINISRTAHVGIEEPEALKDIRVYPNPAVDLVTIDLSNSEGNLEAIELMSVDGKTVQSMNTNISEKLIRMPLDAVADGMYMLRLTTDKGIAIRRIVVGK, from the coding sequence ATGAAACGTATACTTCTACTTTCCACAATCCTGAATTTCTTTGCGCTTTGGCTCTTTGCTGCGCATGTTGATGAACAGACCGCGCGAACCGTTGGGGGAAGCTTTCTTTCCACGTTGGTAACGGGAAGCGACCGAAGTGCCAATGACCTTCAACTCGTTTACAGCGCAGATGCAACAGGCGCATCAGCAGCAGATATTACGTATTTCTATGTCTTTCAGGATGAGGAAGGCTTTGTGATCGTGTCGGGCGATGACCGCTCGCTGCCCATCCTCGCTTATTCCGACCAAGGCATGTTCGATGCGAATGAGATTCCTACCAACACGCGCAAGTGGCTGGAAGGCTACAAGACCCAGCTTCGCCAGATGATTGCTGATGACGTTGCCCAACCGCAGGAATCGGCCGAACAATGGGAAATGTATCTGCACGGTTCAGTAGCTTCTGGCTCACGTGCTGCCGCAGTAAGCCCGCTGGTAGACACGCGCTGGAATCAATCACCATACTATAATGCGCTGTGTCCTGGAGGTTCGGTCACCGGTTGTGTGGCCACGGCCATGGCACAGGTAATGAAATACTGGGATTATCCGGCCAATGGTTCCGGATTCCACTCCTACAATCATAGCACGTACGGAACATTATCGGCCAGTTTTGGCAATACGACCTACCAATGGAGTTCGATGCCGAATACGGTGAACAGCTCCAATAATGCGGTGGCCACGCTGATGTACCATTGCGGTGTAAGTGTTGACATGGATTACAGTCCGCAGGTGAGCAATGCGTATGTCATTTCGGCCCAAAGCCCAGTTCAGCATTGTTCTGAATATGCGTTGAAAACGTATTTCGGCTACGACCCATCGCTGCATGGTGAGGAACGCGACAACTACAACGACACCCAATGGAGCAATCTGCTGAAAGCGGAATTGGATGCCAGTCGGCCCATCATCTACGCTGGTTTCGGATCGGGAGGTGGCCATTGCTTTGTGTGTGATGGCTATGACAACAGCGGCTTTTTCCACTTCAATTGGGGTTGGGCAGGCGCGTATGACGGCTACTTCTCCATCAACGCCCTCAACCCAAGTGGAACTGGAACTGGCGGTGGCTCTGGCGGCTACAACAGCGGCCATCAGGTGCTCATCGGCATCAAACCTCCCGGAGGTGGCGGAGGCGGTGGTGGCGGAAACGACACGTACGACCTCGCGCTTTACAACTACGTTACGCCATCTGCATCAACCATCTACTATGGTCAATCGTTCAGCGTATCAAGCAATATCGTTAACCAAGGACAGAACGATTTCAGTGGAGATTACGGTGCGGCCGTTTTCGATTCGCAGGGAAACTTCATCGATTTCGTTCAAACGCTGACCGGATATTCGCTACAGGCGGGATACGTTTACAACAATAACCTCGTGTTCTCCACCAACGGACTGTTCAGCATGCTGCCAGGAACATATTATGTGGGCATCTTTTACAAGGCATCTGGCGGCAACTGGATAGCTGCGGCCGACAATGGCAGCTACACCAATGTGGCGCAGATCGATGTCATCAACCCGAACAGCATCGAACTGAATTCGAGCATGAATGTAAGTCCGGGAACGACCGTAACGCAAGGGCAGAACGTTTCGGTGAACCTGAACATTCTGAACAACGGAAATTCCAATTTCCTCGGCACGTATTCTGTGGATCTGTACAACCTCGATGGCTCGTACGTGCAATCCATTGCCACCATTACCGAATCCAATGGGCTTCCGCCAGGATATACGTATCTGTCGCCTTATCTGACGTTCTCGAACACCATTTCGGCCGCACCGGGAACCTACTTGCTCGCGGTTCAGCATCAATCAAGTGGAAGCAGCACATGGGAACTTACCGGATCGACCAATTATCAAAATCCGATCTATCTGACGGTACAGGCACCTTCACTCACTCCCGATCAATACGAAGTGAACAACACCTTCAACCAGAGTTACACCCTTTCTACCAGTTTCTCTGGCAACAATGCCAACAGCAACACGGTCGGTTCCAACCTGCACACGGGCGAGGACAACGATTTCTACGGCATCAATCTTTCCTCTGGCTATGATTACACGGTCTCTGCCCGTTTGCACGATTCGTACAACAGTGGAAACGGCAACACCTATTCGGTAGATGCACTCTTCTCCTACTCTACGGATGGCAGCAACTGGTCTGACACCTACGATGATGTGATGCCGGGCAACATTTCGGTGAACAATGGCGGCATGGTCTATTTCCATGTGGCGCCCTACTTCGCGGGCGAAACGGGCACCTATCTGTTGGACATCAACATCAGTAGAACTGCGCATGTGGGAATTGAAGAACCTGAAGCATTGAAGGACATCCGTGTTTATCCGAACCCTGCGGTGGATCTGGTGACCATCGACCTCTCGAATTCGGAAGGGAACCTGGAAGCCATTGAGCTGATGTCGGTGGATGGAAAGACCGTGCAGTCCATGAACACGAACATCAGCGAAAAACTGATCCGAATGCCATTGGATGCAGTTGCTGATGGTATGTATATGCTGAGATTGACCACGGACAAGGGAATTGCCATCCGTAGAATAGTTGTGGGCAAATGA
- a CDS encoding TrmH family RNA methyltransferase, with amino-acid sequence MTELQKYLLSFITENKQQIIASRLPERTRYLTVVLEDIYEPHNASAVLRSADCFGLQDVHIIENTNFYRVNPKVVKGAAKWLHIHQYREDHDNTTFCINQLKQQGYKIVATSPSAESISLQDLPVDEPLALMFGTEKLGLSSNAFELADYHMYIPMYGFTESLNISVSAAICLQHLADRIRRENVKWQLPPEESEALYDEWIRLCLKDPEGLEQRYREENR; translated from the coding sequence TTGACAGAACTTCAGAAATACCTGCTTTCGTTCATTACGGAAAACAAGCAACAGATCATTGCTTCGCGATTGCCTGAGCGCACGCGCTATCTGACGGTTGTGCTGGAAGACATCTACGAACCGCACAATGCGAGCGCGGTGCTGCGAAGTGCTGATTGTTTCGGGCTTCAGGATGTGCATATTATCGAGAACACCAATTTCTATAGGGTGAACCCGAAAGTGGTGAAAGGCGCAGCAAAATGGCTGCACATTCATCAATACCGCGAAGACCATGACAATACAACGTTCTGCATCAACCAACTGAAACAACAGGGTTACAAGATCGTGGCCACCAGCCCAAGTGCTGAGAGCATTTCCCTGCAAGACCTTCCGGTGGATGAACCTTTGGCCCTGATGTTCGGAACGGAGAAGCTGGGGCTTTCCTCCAACGCCTTCGAACTGGCAGACTACCACATGTACATTCCGATGTACGGCTTTACGGAAAGCCTGAACATATCCGTATCAGCCGCCATCTGTTTACAGCATTTGGCGGATAGAATCCGCAGAGAGAACGTAAAATGGCAACTCCCACCAGAAGAAAGCGAAGCACTTTATGACGAATGGATACGCCTTTGTCTGAAAGATCCGGAAGGATTGGAACAGCGGTACCGAGAAGAAAATCGGTAA
- a CDS encoding agmatinase has translation MSKQKKIDSFDPNGPGLADAGLFGLPFEVEDAEVVVMPVPWDVTVSFGDGTCQAPEAIMFASKQVDLYYPGYKDAWKMGIAMSEYPMEWVDLNRHYRKQAQEVIEMLEQGTSEESSAVRSLLDGINEQCGELMEYVYQRALSQLNEGKLVGVLGGDHSTPLGLMRALGDKHDSFGILQIDAHADLRDAYEGFTYSHASIMTNALKLESVTRLVSVGVRDICEEEMDVIFGSNERIVAFFDEQLKTKAFEGESWKETCNAIINELPQKVYISFDIDGLNPSLCPATGTPVPGGLSFEQAVYLIKAVVRSGRTIIGFDLVEVGISENEWDINVGARMLLHLCNLMGASNGKMPE, from the coding sequence ATGAGCAAGCAAAAGAAGATTGATTCCTTCGACCCGAACGGCCCTGGTTTGGCCGATGCGGGTCTTTTCGGACTTCCATTCGAAGTGGAAGATGCCGAAGTGGTGGTAATGCCCGTGCCTTGGGATGTAACGGTCTCTTTTGGTGATGGCACATGTCAGGCACCAGAGGCCATCATGTTCGCATCCAAGCAGGTGGATCTTTACTACCCAGGCTACAAGGACGCGTGGAAAATGGGCATCGCGATGAGCGAATACCCGATGGAATGGGTGGACCTGAACCGACACTACCGCAAGCAGGCGCAAGAGGTGATCGAGATGCTGGAGCAAGGAACATCCGAAGAGAGTTCTGCGGTCCGTTCGCTGCTCGATGGCATCAATGAGCAATGTGGCGAGTTGATGGAGTATGTCTATCAGCGGGCGCTGAGCCAGCTGAACGAAGGAAAACTTGTCGGTGTGCTCGGTGGCGACCACAGCACACCGCTTGGATTGATGCGCGCCTTGGGCGACAAGCATGATTCGTTCGGAATTCTGCAAATTGATGCGCATGCCGATCTGCGCGATGCGTATGAGGGCTTCACTTACTCACATGCAAGCATTATGACCAATGCGCTGAAGCTTGAAAGTGTGACCAGATTGGTTTCGGTCGGTGTGCGCGACATCTGCGAAGAGGAAATGGACGTGATCTTCGGTTCGAATGAACGGATCGTGGCCTTTTTTGATGAGCAACTGAAGACCAAGGCGTTTGAGGGAGAAAGCTGGAAGGAAACGTGTAATGCCATCATCAACGAACTGCCGCAGAAGGTTTACATCAGTTTCGATATTGATGGACTGAACCCTTCCCTCTGCCCTGCCACAGGAACTCCAGTGCCTGGAGGTTTGAGCTTTGAGCAGGCCGTTTATCTGATAAAGGCGGTTGTGCGCTCAGGTCGTACCATTATCGGTTTCGATCTGGTGGAAGTGGGAATTTCTGAGAACGAATGGGACATTAACGTTGGGGCGCGCATGCTGCTTCATCTGTGCAACCTGATGGGCGCTTCCAACGGAAAAATGCCCGAATGA
- a CDS encoding DNA-binding protein: MNKAELIEQVAAEAGLSKADAKRALDAFVNAATGALKKGERVALIGFGSFSVSKRAARTGRNPRTGTAIKIPAKKVVRFNPGNELSDAVK, encoded by the coding sequence ATGAACAAGGCAGAATTGATTGAGCAAGTGGCCGCAGAGGCTGGTCTTTCCAAAGCAGATGCAAAGCGCGCTCTTGACGCGTTTGTGAATGCGGCAACTGGAGCATTGAAAAAAGGTGAACGCGTAGCCTTGATCGGCTTCGGATCGTTCTCCGTATCTAAGCGTGCTGCAAGAACAGGACGTAATCCAAGAACTGGTACAGCCATCAAAATACCTGCAAAAAAGGTGGTACGTTTCAATCCAGGAAACGAACTTTCTGATGCCGTGAAATAA
- a CDS encoding methionyl-tRNA formyltransferase, with product MSKERIVFMGTPDFAVATLKAMLDAGANVVGVITAPDRPAGRGMKLQPSAVKQFAVENGLKVLQPTNLKSEEFLNELRSLDTTLQVVVAFRMLPEVVWNMPPKGTFNLHASPLPQYRGAAPINWAVINGEKESGVTTFFLQHQIDTGNIIFQEKVPIADDETAGQLHDKLMRVGADLVVKTLAAIENGTAPSIPQNRIKGELKEAPKIFKETCKIDWNRPSKEVYNLIRGLSPYPTAFTSLTKDDEEVGLKIFRARKTGKNEHGKTGIISVENDHLFISCADGWLEILELQMAGKKRMNAGDFLRGFDPTGYVCK from the coding sequence ATGAGTAAGGAACGAATTGTTTTTATGGGCACGCCCGATTTTGCCGTTGCTACGCTGAAAGCGATGTTGGATGCGGGTGCAAATGTGGTGGGTGTGATCACCGCGCCAGACCGACCCGCAGGACGCGGGATGAAGCTGCAACCATCGGCCGTCAAGCAATTTGCGGTTGAAAATGGACTGAAAGTACTTCAACCAACCAATCTCAAATCAGAAGAATTCCTGAATGAACTAAGGTCTTTGGATACCACGCTCCAAGTGGTGGTCGCCTTCCGCATGCTGCCCGAAGTAGTGTGGAACATGCCTCCAAAGGGAACATTCAATCTGCATGCTTCACCCCTGCCCCAATATCGAGGTGCTGCACCCATCAACTGGGCGGTGATCAATGGAGAGAAGGAATCGGGCGTCACCACGTTTTTCCTTCAGCATCAAATAGATACAGGAAACATCATCTTTCAGGAAAAAGTACCGATCGCTGATGATGAAACGGCTGGCCAACTGCATGATAAACTGATGCGTGTCGGTGCCGATCTGGTTGTAAAAACACTGGCCGCGATTGAAAATGGAACGGCACCTTCCATTCCTCAGAACAGGATAAAAGGAGAACTGAAAGAAGCCCCGAAGATCTTCAAGGAAACCTGTAAGATCGATTGGAACCGACCTTCAAAGGAGGTTTACAACCTGATCCGTGGGCTGTCTCCGTATCCAACGGCTTTCACCTCTTTGACAAAGGATGACGAAGAGGTCGGGCTGAAGATTTTTCGGGCAAGAAAAACGGGAAAAAACGAACACGGGAAAACGGGAATCATCTCCGTTGAAAATGACCATCTTTTCATTTCCTGCGCAGATGGTTGGCTGGAAATTTTGGAACTTCAAATGGCTGGAAAAAAACGAATGAATGCTGGTGATTTTCTTCGCGGATTCGATCCTACGGGTTATGTCTGCAAATAA
- a CDS encoding MATE family efflux transporter, with product MHETISYRNIWRISYPLILSFFATSVINMTDTAFMGRISDVAIGATGLGGIYFLIFLMAAVGLGIGAQIIMARYHGEGNMPRVGRAFDHLLYLMLVLAIALIALHFIVAPIILSAIISSDAILESTLVYLNIRIISFVPSFLTIAYRSFLTGVSTTRPISYSAGIMAALNFLFNYLFVFGNFGFPRMEIEGAAWASVLSETSGLIYLMLWVRYRKFGQQFAAFQFKRPQLPVVTNMLKVAFPVMVQHMVSLSGWLTFFLMIEGMGERPLAISNVVRSAYSILMVPLIGIAQGTQTFASTLIGQGGTELMGKLIKRLVIVSLASTILMVLLNGIFPRFTLSIFTNDVSLVDESMSIIPIISMAIMVFAVAVVLISVVSGTGNTQITLLIEVTTLAIYLTFLYLVVSVYHQSLKVVWTSEFVYFIFISLFSGIYLWSGKWKNTKVHE from the coding sequence ATGCATGAAACCATTTCATACCGCAACATCTGGCGGATCTCCTACCCGCTCATTCTGAGCTTCTTTGCCACTTCGGTCATCAATATGACCGACACGGCTTTTATGGGGCGCATCAGCGATGTGGCGATCGGTGCCACGGGTCTCGGAGGCATCTACTTCCTCATTTTTCTGATGGCCGCGGTCGGGTTGGGAATCGGTGCGCAGATCATCATGGCACGTTATCACGGTGAAGGAAACATGCCGCGTGTCGGTCGGGCTTTTGACCATCTGCTTTACCTCATGTTGGTCTTGGCAATTGCCTTGATCGCGTTGCATTTCATCGTTGCACCGATCATTCTCAGCGCCATCATTTCATCCGATGCCATCCTTGAAAGCACGCTGGTGTATCTGAATATCCGCATCATCAGTTTCGTTCCGAGTTTTCTGACCATTGCCTACCGCTCCTTTCTAACAGGTGTGAGTACAACACGGCCTATCTCCTACTCGGCTGGCATCATGGCCGCACTCAACTTCTTGTTCAATTACCTTTTTGTTTTCGGGAATTTCGGTTTTCCGAGAATGGAGATCGAAGGTGCTGCGTGGGCTTCGGTGCTTTCCGAAACCTCTGGCCTGATCTACCTGATGCTTTGGGTTCGATATAGAAAATTCGGACAGCAGTTTGCTGCATTTCAGTTCAAACGTCCGCAATTACCGGTGGTAACCAACATGCTGAAAGTGGCATTTCCCGTGATGGTGCAACACATGGTTTCGCTTTCTGGGTGGCTAACATTTTTCCTAATGATCGAAGGAATGGGCGAACGACCGCTGGCCATTTCAAACGTGGTACGTAGCGCCTATTCCATCCTCATGGTACCGTTGATAGGCATTGCGCAAGGGACACAGACGTTTGCCAGCACGCTCATCGGACAAGGTGGAACGGAACTGATGGGCAAGCTCATCAAACGTCTGGTAATCGTAAGCTTGGCCTCAACCATTCTGATGGTTTTGCTGAATGGAATCTTCCCACGTTTCACACTATCCATTTTCACGAACGATGTATCGTTGGTAGATGAATCCATGTCGATCATTCCGATCATCAGCATGGCCATTATGGTGTTTGCCGTGGCAGTTGTCCTTATTTCCGTGGTTTCAGGCACGGGAAACACCCAGATCACGCTTCTTATCGAAGTGACCACCTTGGCCATTTATCTCACCTTCCTGTACTTGGTGGTAAGTGTCTATCACCAATCACTAAAGGTCGTTTGGACCTCAGAGTTTGTCTATTTCATATTCATTTCGCTGTTTTCGGGCATCTATCTTTGGAGCGGAAAGTGGAAAAACACGAAAGTTCATGAGTGA
- a CDS encoding methyltransferase domain-containing protein codes for MKTVTIKKGKESSLLRRHRWVFSGAIAKTSSPVENGELVGVQSFNGNFIGIGHYHDGSIAVRMLTFEKERIDQEFWNKRLQEAFDVRQNLGLIGKHNNCFRLIHAEGDGLPGCVIDIYNDCAVVQSHTDGMANSVKEIAEALNSLKGLKLKTIYHRNVPRKSGEFLKGKMDEGISIENDLQFKVNWVDGQKTGFFLDQRDNRSLVGQFAKGRDVLNTFCYTGGFSVYALANGAKKVTSVDISQPAVEMAAENARINGFEKNHEAICEDAFKYLERTDGFDMVILDPPAFAKSIKARHRAVQGYKRLNETALKRMAPNSLLFTFSCSQVVNPQMFESAVLAAAINAGRNVRVLKRLGHAPDHPVNIFHPEGEYLKGLMLYVS; via the coding sequence ATGAAGACCGTCACCATTAAAAAAGGAAAGGAAAGCTCGTTGCTGCGCAGGCATCGATGGGTGTTTTCGGGTGCCATTGCCAAAACGTCCTCTCCAGTTGAGAATGGTGAATTGGTCGGTGTCCAAAGTTTCAATGGCAACTTCATTGGCATCGGACACTATCATGATGGTTCCATTGCGGTTCGGATGCTGACGTTCGAAAAAGAGCGCATCGACCAAGAATTCTGGAACAAACGACTGCAAGAAGCTTTTGATGTGCGTCAAAATCTGGGACTGATCGGCAAACACAATAATTGCTTCCGATTGATTCATGCCGAGGGCGATGGACTGCCTGGCTGCGTGATCGATATCTACAATGATTGTGCAGTGGTTCAGAGCCACACCGATGGCATGGCCAATTCGGTGAAGGAAATTGCTGAGGCGTTAAACTCGCTGAAAGGTTTGAAGCTGAAAACCATCTACCATCGCAATGTTCCGCGGAAATCGGGCGAATTCTTGAAAGGAAAAATGGATGAGGGAATTTCGATTGAGAACGATCTGCAGTTCAAAGTGAATTGGGTTGATGGACAGAAAACGGGCTTTTTCCTGGATCAGCGAGATAATCGCTCATTGGTTGGGCAATTCGCCAAAGGCCGAGACGTGCTGAACACCTTCTGCTACACAGGTGGTTTCTCGGTTTACGCCTTGGCAAACGGTGCCAAAAAGGTGACCTCGGTGGATATATCGCAACCTGCGGTTGAAATGGCGGCAGAGAATGCTCGAATCAACGGTTTTGAAAAGAACCACGAAGCCATCTGCGAGGACGCTTTTAAGTATTTGGAGCGAACAGATGGCTTTGATATGGTGATCCTGGATCCGCCAGCGTTTGCCAAATCCATCAAAGCGCGTCATAGGGCCGTACAAGGCTATAAACGTTTGAACGAAACGGCTTTGAAACGAATGGCCCCGAACAGTTTACTTTTCACCTTCTCGTGCTCGCAGGTGGTAAACCCACAGATGTTTGAAAGTGCCGTTCTGGCTGCCGCCATCAATGCTGGCAGAAACGTCCGCGTGCTAAAACGATTGGGTCACGCACCCGATCATCCTGTCAACATTTTTCATCCCGAAGGAGAATATTTGAAAGGATTGATGCTTTACGTTTCGTAA
- a CDS encoding DNA-3-methyladenine glycosylase, whose protein sequence is MKKLQVDFYDRDDVVLIAQELIGKVLCTNVDGIITKGIITETEAYAGTVDKASHAHGGKRTDRTEIMFGKPGISYVYLCYGVHSLFNVVTNKKDIPHAVLVRGIHPLEGIETIVSRRKTKEPLHRIADGPGKLTKALGIEFRQHNNLDLLGDTVWIEDHSIAVNPTEIEIGPRIGIDYAEEDALLPYRFRWKNPETLS, encoded by the coding sequence GTGAAGAAGTTGCAAGTTGATTTTTATGACCGTGACGATGTGGTTCTAATTGCGCAGGAACTAATCGGAAAAGTGCTTTGCACGAATGTCGATGGCATCATCACCAAAGGGATTATCACAGAAACAGAAGCGTATGCAGGAACGGTCGACAAAGCTTCACACGCCCATGGCGGAAAACGAACCGACCGCACTGAGATCATGTTCGGAAAACCTGGAATCTCGTACGTGTATCTGTGCTATGGCGTGCATTCACTATTCAATGTGGTGACGAATAAGAAGGACATTCCGCATGCGGTTCTGGTTCGTGGAATTCATCCGTTAGAAGGCATAGAAACCATTGTTTCCCGAAGGAAAACCAAAGAACCATTGCATCGAATTGCTGATGGTCCGGGCAAACTGACCAAAGCATTGGGAATTGAATTCCGCCAACACAACAATCTTGATCTTTTGGGAGATACAGTTTGGATCGAAGACCATTCGATTGCAGTGAATCCGACCGAGATTGAAATTGGTCCACGGATTGGAATTGACTACGCAGAAGAAGATGCGCTACTTCCCTATCGGTTTCGTTGGAAGAATCCAGAAACACTATCTTAA
- a CDS encoding RecQ family ATP-dependent DNA helicase yields the protein MSVTPESILKQYWGFDAFRAQQREIIQEALDGRDVLALLPTGGGKSICFQVPVLCMDGICIVISPLIALMKDQVENLKKKGINAVALHSGLHFSQIDTILDNCVYGDVKFLYMSPERLRTEIVQVRLQKMNVNLIAVDEAHCISQWGYDFRPPYLQIAEIRELLPKVPVLALTATATPKVVEDIQEKLAFKKKNVIRKSFARENLSYMVLREDDLKGRMLRVLEKTSGSAIIYVRNRRRTKEVAQFLQSQKLSASFYHAGLSFEERQTRQNDWINDKTRIIVSTNAFGMGIDKPDVRLVIHLGFPDSLEAYFQEAGRAGRDGKESYAVALVGEKDITELKKRLENEFPTRERIKEMYYALGSYFQLAEGSGEDVWFDFDLAAFCDRYKWKPNEVMKSISFLEKADVLQVSSNSDPRSSLQILVNHDTLYDLEMRNPKVNRLTKVLLRSYGRLFEEFVPINEQLIAKRSGYSLEQATAILQKLHGLKVIDYRPSTGLPKLTFVGGRVRKQDIYLSKEVYELRIQLIKDRINAAIHFVESDKVCRSQMLLKYFGEMESKHCGKCDVCRGLSKLSLDEKDIDLVKSNIGSETSIDELFEKVERPEKEILKAVQLMLDNNELIYHMNGKVGLP from the coding sequence ATGAGCGTTACGCCAGAATCCATACTCAAACAATACTGGGGTTTTGATGCATTTCGTGCGCAGCAGCGCGAGATCATTCAAGAGGCTTTGGATGGCAGAGACGTGTTGGCCTTGCTGCCTACTGGAGGTGGAAAATCCATCTGTTTTCAAGTTCCAGTGCTGTGCATGGATGGCATTTGTATCGTCATTTCGCCACTCATTGCGTTGATGAAAGATCAGGTGGAAAACCTGAAGAAGAAAGGTATCAATGCGGTGGCGCTGCATTCGGGGCTGCACTTCTCGCAGATAGACACCATTCTGGACAATTGCGTGTATGGAGATGTGAAGTTTCTGTACATGAGTCCTGAGCGCTTGCGGACAGAAATTGTGCAAGTGCGGCTTCAGAAAATGAACGTGAATCTGATTGCGGTGGATGAGGCACATTGCATCTCGCAATGGGGTTATGACTTTCGCCCGCCCTATTTACAGATAGCGGAAATAAGAGAACTACTACCGAAAGTTCCTGTGCTTGCTCTGACCGCCACCGCCACACCGAAAGTTGTGGAAGACATTCAGGAAAAACTGGCGTTCAAAAAGAAGAACGTCATTAGAAAATCGTTCGCTCGCGAAAACCTTTCTTACATGGTGCTGCGAGAAGATGACCTGAAAGGACGCATGCTGCGCGTGTTGGAGAAAACATCTGGAAGTGCCATCATCTATGTTCGAAATCGGAGACGAACCAAGGAAGTTGCGCAGTTTCTGCAATCACAAAAGCTTTCGGCTTCGTTCTACCATGCAGGACTTTCATTTGAGGAACGACAGACACGCCAGAATGATTGGATCAATGATAAGACGCGAATTATCGTTTCTACGAATGCCTTCGGAATGGGTATCGACAAACCCGATGTACGTTTGGTCATTCATCTCGGTTTCCCAGACAGTTTGGAGGCATACTTTCAAGAAGCTGGCCGCGCAGGGCGCGATGGCAAAGAGAGCTATGCGGTGGCACTTGTTGGAGAGAAAGACATCACCGAACTGAAGAAGCGCTTGGAGAACGAATTCCCAACCCGCGAACGCATCAAGGAAATGTATTATGCATTGGGCAGTTATTTCCAACTGGCAGAAGGAAGCGGTGAAGACGTTTGGTTCGACTTTGACCTTGCCGCTTTCTGCGACCGCTACAAATGGAAACCCAATGAGGTAATGAAATCCATTTCGTTCTTGGAAAAGGCAGATGTTTTGCAGGTTTCGTCCAATTCGGACCCGCGTTCGTCACTACAGATTCTCGTCAATCACGATACGCTATACGATTTAGAAATGCGCAATCCGAAGGTGAACCGATTGACCAAGGTGTTGCTACGTTCCTATGGAAGACTGTTCGAAGAATTCGTTCCAATAAACGAACAACTCATCGCCAAACGTTCTGGTTATTCGTTGGAACAGGCAACCGCTATTCTGCAAAAACTGCATGGTTTGAAGGTTATCGACTACAGACCCTCAACCGGACTACCGAAGCTCACATTTGTGGGTGGCCGCGTTCGCAAACAGGACATTTACCTTTCGAAAGAGGTTTACGAATTGCGCATTCAACTTATCAAGGACCGCATCAATGCAGCTATTCATTTTGTGGAAAGTGATAAGGTCTGCCGAAGTCAGATGCTGCTCAAATATTTCGGAGAGATGGAAAGCAAACACTGCGGAAAATGTGATGTGTGTCGAGGACTTTCTAAGCTTTCGCTGGATGAGAAAGACATCGACCTCGTGAAGTCTAACATCGGTTCGGAAACAAGTATTGATGAACTTTTCGAAAAGGTTGAACGTCCTGAAAAAGAGATACTTAAAGCAGTTCAATTAATGCTTGACAATAACGAACTGATCTATCACATGAACGGAAAGGTCGGACTGCCGTGA